Below is a window of Pseudarthrobacter equi DNA.
CAGCCACCACGAGGGCGGCCCCGGCCAGAACGAGATCGATCTCCGCTACGCCGACGCCCTCCAGACCGCGGACAACATTATGACGTTCCGCACTGTTATTAAGGAGGTGGCACTCCAGCAGGGAACCTACGCCACCTTCATGCCCAAACCGTTCACGGCCCACCCGGGTTCGGGCATGCACACGCACTTCTCCCTGTTCGAAGGGGACAGCAACGCATTCTTCGAGGCCGGTGCCGAGTACCAGCTGTCCAAGACGGCCCGCCAGTTCATTGCAGGCATCCTCAAGCACGCGCCCGAATTCACCGCCGTCACCAACCAGTTCGTGAACTCCTACAAGCGCCTCTGGGGCGGTGGCGAAGCACCGAGCTACCTGAGCTGGGGCCACAACAACCGTTCCGCGCTGGTGCGCGTACCCCTGTACAAGCCGGGTAAGGGCCAGTCCGCCCGGATCGAATACCGCGGCATCGATTCCGCCACCAACCCGTACCTGGCGTACGCCGTGCTGCTGGGCGCAGGCCTCAAGGGCATCGAGGAAGGCTACGACCTCCCGGCCGCAGCGGAGGACGACGTCTGGTCGCTGAGCTCGGCAGAGCGCCGGGCCATGGGCCACGACCCCCTCCCGGCCAGCCTGCATGACGCCATCCGGGCCATGGAGGACTCTGAACTGATGCCGCAGATCCTGGGCGAGCAGGTTTTCGAGCACTTCCTCCGGAACAAGCGGGCCGAATGGCAGGACTACCGCCTGCAGGTGACGCCCTACGAACTGCAGCGCAATCTCGGCATCCTTTAGGCCGCGGGCGTGAGCCTGGCACGCCGCCTCATCGCGGCCGGATTTAGCGACCTTGAAAAAGGCGAACGCTTCCTGGCGGCCCGTGAGCTGGAAGGGCTGGACCAGGAGAAGCTGTTCGCCGGGCTGCAGCTCGCTGCCAGCCCGGACACGGCTTTGCAGTCCCTCGTTCGGCTGATCGAAAAACACCCCGGCCTGCGCGACATCGCCGGGGCGGATCCCGAAACCAGCGAACCGCTGTACCGGGTACTCGGCGCCTCGGAGGCCCTGGGCGAGTTCCTGATCCGGCACCCCGAACACCTCACGGCGTTCAATGTCCGCACCAGTCCGGAGCCCCTCCCCGCCGACCCCGCGGAGCTGCGGTCCACGCTGCTGCAGTCGGTGGGCGCCGATCCCCGCGCCGCGCGCCCCGTTGCTGCCGCGACGGGCGCGGAGGCCTACGCTGCGCTGCGGACGGCGTACCGCAGGGGAGTGGTGGACCTGGCCATCAAGGATCTCTGCGCCGCGGACCCGCTGGACTTCCTGCCGTCCGTGGGCGGCGAGCTGGCCGACCTCGCCGGCGCGGCCATCGAAGCCGCGCTAGCCGTGTCGCGGGCCGAGGCGGCAGAACAGTTCGACGCCGCCGACGTCGCCGATGTTGGCCTGGCGGTCATCGGGATGGGCAAGTGCGGCGCCCGCGAGCTGAACTACATCTCCGACGTCGACGTCATCTACGTCATCGATGCCGGGCAGCTGGAGGACGCTCACGCCAACACCATCGGAACCGCGCTGGCCAGTGGGATCTCCCGGGCCATCTCCTCCGTGGCGCGCGAACCCGGACTCTGGGAAGTCGACGCGAACCTCCGGCCTGAAGGTAAATCCGGGCCGCTGGTACGCACCCTGGCCTCCCACGAGGCCTACTATGCGCGCTGGGCCGAAAGCTGGGAGTTCCAGGCATTGCTGAAGGCTCGCACCATCGCCGGGGACGCCCGGCTGGGCCGCCGGTACGAGGAAGCGGTGGCCCCGCTGATCTGGAATTCGGCAGGCCGCGACGGGTTCGTCGAGTCCGTCCAGGCCATGCGCCGGCGGGTGACCGAGCACATCCCCGCCGCCGAGGAGCAGCGGCAGATCAAGCTGGGCCGCGGCGGCCTGCGCGACGTGGAGTTCACGGTCCAGTTGCTGCAGCTGGTACACGGCAAGGCAGATGAGACATTACGACGGCGGGACACCACGTCGGCGATCGCGGCACTGTCGGCGGGCGGTTACATCGGGCGCACGGACGCCGCAGCCTTCGACAACGCCTACCGGTACCTTCGGCTCCTGGAGCACCGGATCCAGCTGTTCCAGTTGCGCCGCACCCACCTGATGCCGGTGGCCGAACCGGCGCTGCGTGCCCTGGCGAAGGCCGTGCTTGGCCCGTTCTCCAATGAGCGGCCGCACCCGGATGCCCTCCTGGCCGCCTGGCAAAAGACCAAACGGTCCGTCCGGGAACTCCACGAACGGATCTTCTACCGGCCGCTGCTCAACTCGGCGGCCAAGCTCAGCAGTGAGGATGCCAGGCTCACCCCCGAGGCCGCGCAGGCCCGGCTGGCAGCGCTTGGATACAGTGACCCGCAGGGCGCGATGCGGCACATCGAAGCTTTGACGGCCGGTGTCAGCCGGCGGGCCGCCCTGCAACGCCAGCTGCTCCCGATCCTCCTGGACTGGCTCGCCGAGGGCGTGGATCCCGACGCCGGCCTGCTCGCCTTCCGCCGGGTCAGCGAGGCCCTGGGAACCACCCACTGGTACCTTGGCCTGCTCCGCGACTCGAACGCCGCCGCTGAGCGGCTCTGCCACATGCTCTCCAACTCGCGGCTGATCGCCGACCTGCTGGAAGTGTCCCCGGAGTCGGTTGCCTGGCTGGGGCAGGACAAGGACCTTGTTCCGGTGTCCTTCGAAGCGCAGTGGCAGGAAATTACGTCCAAGATGTCACGGCACGCCGATCCAGAAAGCGCCATGCGCCTGATCCGGCTCATCCGCCGGCGGGAAATTCTCCGGATCGCCATCGCCGACTCGGCAGGGCTGCTGGACCAGGACCAGGTGGGCTCCGCACTCGCGGATAATGACCGGGCCGCGGTCCTGGGTGCCCTGCGCGTGGCCGAGGGGATCGTGTCCGCCGGCGGACCCCTTAAGACCGCCGTGCTGGTGGTTGCCATGGGGCGGCAGGGCGGACGGGAAATCGGGTACGGTTCCGACGCCGATGTCATGTACGTCCACCGGGCCCTGCCGGGTTTTTCCGAGGCTGAGGCCCAGGAACAGGCGGGCAGGATCGTCGCCAAGGTGTCCAGCCTGCTGACCCAGCCGTTGAAGCCGGCCATTACGGCCGAACGCGTCCTGCAGATGGACGCTGACCTTCGGCCGGAAGGCAAGAACGGGGCAATGGTCCGCTCCCTCGAATCCTTCGCCGAGTACTACCGGCGCTGGTCACTGATCTGGGAAGCCCAGGCGCTGCTCCGCGCGCGTCCGATGGCCGGTAACGACGGCCTCGCGGCCGACTTCCTGGCCCTGATCGACCCCATTCGCTATCCGGAGTCCGTTGCGGGGCAGGACGTCCGGGAGATCCGCAGGGTGAAGGCCCGGGTGGAGTCGGAACGGTTGCCCCGCGGTGCCGATCCCGCCCGGCACCTGAAGCTGGGCCGCGGCGGCCTGAGCGACGTCGAATGGCTGGTCCAGCTGCTCCAGCTCCAGCACGCCGGCGAACACCCGGAGCTGCGGACTACGTCCACCCTTCCGGCGCTGGAGGCCGCGGCTGCGCTTGGGCTGCTGTCCCGGGATGACTCCGAAACGCTGGCGCAGGCCTGGCGGCTGGCGAGCAGGATCAGGTCCGCAAACGTCATCTGGAACGGCAAGGCGTCCGACCTTCTGCCCTCATCCCGCCGCGACCTGGAAGCGGTGGCGCGGTGGTGCGGCTACGAGCCCGGCCACGCCGCAGCCCTCGAGGAGGATTACCTCCGAGTCAGCCGCCGGGCACGTGGAGTCTTTGAGCGCATCTTCTATGGGCACTGACGGGTTCCTTGGGGCCGTCTGGATCATCCCGCTGCGGGATCTGGATGCGGACGCCCAGGCAATCCAACTGGACGCTGTGGCGAGGCTCCGGCTCCAGCCCGGCCAGGAGAGATTCGTGGGTGATCCTCTGCGGATGGCCCTCACCGGCCTGGCCGAAGAGGGGCGGCATCCCTTCGTGATGGAGGCCGGCGGGCGGGCCATAGGCGTGCTCACCCTGCAATCCGGGGCAGCCACCCTGGCCGGCTGGCCGGATGACGGCTCCGCCTGGCTGCTCCGCGGCTTCCTCGTGGACCGGCGCCAGCAGGGCAAAGGCCTGGGGACGCTGGGAGCCGCCGCCGCCGTGGTGGCGGCAGGAAAACTCGAGCGCCGGCACCCAACCGGTGCATCCGGCGTCGTACTCTCCGTCAACGAGGCCAACGGGCCGGGGCTGGCTGCGTACCTGAAGGCCGGCTTCGTGGACCACGGCCGGTACACCGGCGGATCTGCGGGGCCGCAGCGCACCCTGTTCATGCCGTTCGCCAAGCCACAATGAGGTAACACCGGCGGGCCCTTATTGCGCTGGGAAACCGTTTAATCGATGATGTGGAATGGCGGTGTTCTTCAACCTTGTTGGGGGGAAGGCTCGAACAGTCTTCGTCTCGGGGGACATTCGTCAGGAGGCCCGGCTCCCGGTCTCAGCACGTCTGGAGCCGGGCCTCCACCTTTTAATCATTCCGGGCATCCGGCCCGGGAACGCGGAAGGCGGCCACCGGATTACCGGTGGCCGCCTTCGCTGTCTCAGCGGTCCTGGCAGTACTGCCAGGCGGAGTGGAGACTAGACGCCGTAGTAGAGCTCGAACTCATAGGGGTTCGGGCGCAGGGACAGCGGGCGGATCTCGTTCTCGTACTTGTAATCGATCCAGGTGTCGATCAGGTCCTGGGTGAAGACGCCGCCGGCCTGCAGGAACTCGTTGTCCTCGCGCAGTGCTTCCAGGGCTTCTTCCAGGGTGCCCGGAGCCTTGGGGATGTCCTTGGCTTCCTCGGCGGGCAGCTCGTAGAGGTCCTTGTCGATCGGTGCCGGGGGCTCGATGCGGTTGCGGATGCCGTCAATGCCGGCCATCAGCTGGGCAGCGAACGCCAGGTACGGGTTCGAGGAGGGGTCCGGAGCGCGGAATTCGATGCGCTTGGCCTTCGGGTTGGAGCCCGTGATCGGGATGCGGATACCGGCGGAGCGGTTGCCCTGCGAGTAGACCATGTTGACCGGAGCTTCGAAGCCCTTAACCAGGCGGCGGTAGGAGTTGACCGTCGGGTTGGTGAAGGCCAGGACGGCGTCGGCGTGCTTCAGCAGGCCGCCGATGTACCAGCGGGCAGTGTCGGACAGGCCGGCGTAGCCCTTCTCGTCGTAGAACAGCGGATCGCCGTTGCTCCACAGCGACTGGTGGCAGTGCATGCCCGAGCCGTTGTCACCGAAGACCGGCTTCGGCATAAAGGTGACCGACTTGCCCCAGGCGTCCGCGGTGTTCTTGATGACGTACTTGAACTTCTGCAGGTCATCGGCAGCGTGGGTCAGGGTGGTGAACTTGTAGTTGATCTCAGCCTGGCCGGCGGATCCAACTTCGTGGTGGCTGCGCTCGACCTCGAGGCCGGCCTCATCCAGGGCAACACACATGGCGTCGCGCAGGTCGGCCTGCTTGTCCGTGGGGGAAACCGGGAAGTAGCCGCCCTTGACGGGGGTCTTGTAACCGAGGTTTCCGCCCTCTTCTTCACGGCCGGTGTTCCAGTGCGCTTCTTCGGAGTCGATCTTGTAGAAGCTGCCCTGCGGGGAGGACTGGTACTGGACGTTGTCGAACACGAAGAACTCGGCTTCGGGAGCGAAGAACGCGGTGTCAGCGATGCCGGTGGAGGCCAGGTATGCTTCGGCCTTCTCGGCCACGCCGCGGGGGTCGCGGTGGTAGGGATCGCCGGTGCGCGGGTTCACGATGGAGAAGTTCAGCGCGAGGGTCTTTTCCATGCGGAAGGTGTCCAGGAACGCGGTGGTCACATCGGGGATCAGCTGCATGTCCGATTCGGCGATGCCCTGGAAGCCACGGATGGAAGAACCGTCGAAGAGCTGGCCGTTGACGAAGAAGTCAGCGTCAACGCTCTTAGCCGGAACGTTGAAGTGCTGCTGGACGCCGGGAAGGTCGGTGAAGCGGATATCGACGAACTTTACATCTTCGTCCTTGATGAACTTGAGGACTTCGTCCGCAGTCTTGAACATCTATGCTCCTAACGCATATGTAAATATCTGGCCTCAGCCATATGATCCAGCGCAATCCGAAAGCAGGGAAGACGCAAGGTTTTCCCTGCTGTGGCCCTGCCGCAGATACCTGCCGGGGAGATTGCTTGAAACTGCTAACAGCCTATGGACGCGGCATTTCCCGTCCGTGTCCACATTGTTTCGGGCAGGTTACAGAATGCCCTGTTACGACCACGCTATCGGGTGTCCACACTGTGGTCTAACCCCATCCGCGATGTGGGCGCCGCGCACCAGGCCGGAGTGGGGGATGGAGGCCGGTAAACTTGGACGGTGGTAGATCGCAAAGACCTTGGCTCATGGCTCACCGGGCCGGACACCTCCGGCATTTCCAAGTATCCCGGTGAGCGCCTGGGCCTGCCCGAATCGGGGCCGGGGTCCATTGCCCGGGCCGGCCGGCGGATCGTTGCCATCATGATCGACTGGGGCATTGCCCTGCTGATCAGCAACTTCGCGTTCGCCGGAGACTCGTGGGCAACCTTGGGTATTTTCGCCCTCGAGCAGACCCTGCTGGTGGGCACGCTCGGGTACAGCATCGGCCACCGCGTGGTGGGCATCTCGGTGGTGCGGCCCGGCGGCGGGACGCCCGGGCCGTTGGCCGCCCTGGTGCGGGCCGTACTGCTGTGCCTGGTGATTCCGGCCGTGATCTTTGATCCCGACCAGCGCGGCCTGCACGACAAAGCAATGAACACCCTGCTGATCCGCCGCTGAGCAGGCAGCGGCAGCGCTTGGGCTAGGCCTGACTCTCTTCCGACACCTTGGACCGGCTGGTCTCCGGTGAAGCTGCGACGGCGTCGGCAGCAGCCAGCAAACCCCGCTTATCAGCCCAGCGTTCGAAGAGAATGGTGGCGAACGGGAAGACCGCTGAGAGCCCGGCAAAGAGCGCCACGGTGAACGGCCAGCGCTGCAGGCGCCAGAGCACCAGCGCCGCCACGCCGTAGCCAACAAACAGCGCTCCATGGATAGGTCCGGCCACCTGTACGCCGATCTCGGTGGTGCCGGCAATCCATTTGAAGTACATGCCGATCAGCAGGGCTGCCCAGCTGAAAGCTTCGGCGACGGCGAGGATGCGGAAAGCGCGGATGGCGGCGTTGCGAAGGGGCATGGGATGTCCTGTCCTGTAGGGCTGTCGTCATCGTTGGTTGGCGGGGCGGCGTTACCCGTTCGAGCGCCTGGCACTTTGCTGGCGTGCGGAAATGGCCTGTGCAAGAAAAACGCCCCGGCTGCCGGAAGGATCCGGTGGCCGGGGCGCTGTTCAGGCCTAGCGTCCGCGGTTGGGGCGGGCTTTGTAGGGGTCGATGCCCTTGGGGATGGGGAGCCGGTTCCCCAGGGACGCAATGCGCTTTGAAACGGCATTTACTTCAAGCTTGGTCAGTTCCTTCTTCAGCTTGCCCATCTTTTTTGCCACCTGGCTGATGGGCACCTGGCCCTCGCCGCGGCCGCTTTCGATGACGTGCACCGTTACGTTGGGCAGGATCCGGGCCAGGCGCTTGCGCTCGGCGTCCAGCAGCGGCTTCACCCGGAGCGTGGGGCCTTCGCTGACCAGGACGACGCCGGGACGGCCGATGGCGCGGAACACGGCATCCTGCGTGCGCGGGTTGACGGCGACAGGCTGTTCCTCGGTGATCCAGCCGCGGCGGAGGGTACCCAGTGCTGCGCCGGAGGCGCCCGGCTGGTTTTCGATCTGGGCGAAGGCCGCCCGTTCCGCGCGCCGGGACAGGATCAGCGTGGCGCCGAGCAGGCCCAGCGGGATGCCGATGATCAGGCCGGTGATCCAGTTGTCCAGCCAGAAACCCACCAGGAAGCTGACGGCCACAACGCCCAGGAAGACCAGCAGCATCAGCCACGGGACCATGGGGTCGTGGCGGCGGGTCATGTTGAAGACCTCGCCGATCTGCTTGAGGCGGCTGGGCTTTTTGGCCTTCGCCTCTTTCGGCTTGCGCGAGAACAGGCCGCGCTTTGCCGCGCTGGAGTCCGCCGGGGTGGAGTTGCTGGAGTCAGGGGATTTCGCCATAGTGCCTCAATTCTACGTGACCAAAGCCGAAGGGCCGGACGCCGGAAAGATCCGGTGTCCGGCCCTGGGCGGCTGCGGCTGCCGGGTCAGGAACGGGCGGCCAGGAGCGTGCTGGCTTCCTGGCGGGTGGTGCCGGAGTCCTGGATGCCGTCGGCGATGTGGGCGAGTTCGGCGGGGATGTCGCGGCCTTTTTTGCGCATGGCGGTGGCCCAGAGGCGGCCGGCGCGGTAGGAGGAGCGGACCAGGGGGCCGGACATGACGCCGAGGAAGCCGATTTCTTGGGCTTCGTTTTGGAGGTCGACGAATTCCTGGGGTTTGACCCAGCGGTCCACGGGGAGGTGGCGTTCGGAGGGGCGGAGGTATTGGGTGATGGTGATCAGGTCGCAGCCGGCGGCGTGGAGGTCGCGGAGTGCTTCGGAGATTTCTTCGCGGGTTTCGCCCATGCCGAGGATGAGGTTGGATTTGGTGACCATGCCCAGGTTTCGGCCTTGGGTGATGACGTCGAGGGAGCGTTCGTAGCGGAAGGCGGGGCGGATGCGCTTGAAGATCCGGGGGACGGTTTCGACGTTGTGGGCGAAGACTTCGGGTTTGGAGTCGCAGATTGCGGCGATGTGGTCGGGGTTGCCGGAGAAGTCGGGGATGAGGAGTTCGACGCCGGTGCCGGGGTTCAGTTCGTGGATTTTGCGGACGGTTTCGGCGTAGAGCCAGACGCCTTCGTCTTCGAGGTCGTCGCGGGCCACGCCGGTGACGGTGGCGTAGCGGAGTTGCATGGATTGGACGGAGCGGGCCACTTTGGTGGGTTCGAACCTGTCCACGGGGGAGGGTTTGCCGGTGTCGATCTGGCAGAAGTCGCAGCGGCGGGTGCATTCGGAGCCGCCGATGAGGAAGGTGGCTTCTTTGTCTTCCCAGCATTCGAAGATGTTGGGGCAGCCGGCTTCTTCGCAGACGGTGTGGAGGCCTTCTTTTTTGACCAGGTTCTTGAGTTGGACGAACTCGGGGCCCATTTGGACTTTGGCCTTGATCCATTCCGGTTTGCGTTCCACCGGGGTGGCCGCGTTGCGCTGTTCGATCCGCAGCAACTTCCGGCCTTCGGGTGCCAATGTCACAGTAGAGCTCCTTCGGGGCTTGAAACGAGTGCTTCTTCGTGCTTGCGGAATTCTTCCACGAAGCGGTCGGCGATGTCGCCGGGGCGGATGTCCTTCCCGGTTTCCCGGGACATGGTGGTGACGCCGGCGTCGGTGATGCCGCAGGCGATGATCTGGCCGTACGGGGCGAGGTCGTTGCTGCAGTTAATGGCGACGCCGTGCATGGTCACTCCGTTGAGGACTCGGATGCCGATGGCGGCGATTTTGCGGTCGGGCCCGTTGGCGTCGGCCTTGACCCAGACACCGGCACGGCCCTTAATGCGTTCAGCGCGGATGCCGTAATCGGCCATGACGGCGATCATGACGGCTTCGAGCCGTTCCACATAGTCACGGATCCCGGCGCGGTTCTTGAGTTTCAGGATGGGGTACGCGACGAGCTGGCCTGGACCATGCCAGGTGAGCTTTCCGCCGCGGTCCACGGCCACCACGGGAGTCCCGTCGAAAGGCCGTTCGTGGTCCTCGGTCAGCTTGCCTGCGGTGTAAACGGCTGCATGCTCCAGAAGGAGCACGGTACTGGGTGCCTCACCGGTCACCACTTTTCCGTGAAGTTCGCGTTGAACGTCCCAGGCGTGCTGGTAATCAACGAACTCGGGGGCAAGACCCAGCCCTGAAAACTCAAGAGTCATGCCTTCCAGCTTAGACCCCGCACGGCCGCGGACAGGGTTTAGTGTCTAAGCTCACCAGCGGCCGTACCTGCGCCCACAATGTGACTGGAAGCCCGCGCAGCCTGTGGATAACTTCTGCAACCGTCCGCGGATTCCGCTAGACATGGGACATGGAAGATTTGCACGCTCCAGACGTTCCGGGCTATGCGGTTGACCGGCTCCTGGGCCTGGGAAGCAGCGCGTCTGTCTGGCTGGCCGCTGAGCAGGCCACCGGCAGGAAATACGCCGTCAAGTGCTTCCACCCCGGCTCCGGCGAGTCACGCGGCCGCGGAGTGGAGTCCGAGGACGCAGTGCGAAGGGAAATCCGGATCCTCTCCGTCCTGGACCACCAACACCTGGTCACGGCCCGCGACGCCGTCAGCCTGCACCCCGTGCCGACCGGTGACGCGGAAGGACAGGCTGCGACTGCCCTCATCATGGATTATGCATCCGGCGGCTCCCTGGGCCAGCTCCTTGGTGCCCGCGGCCGGCTCAGCGCCGGCGAGACCGTAACCGTGCTGACCCCCATCGCCCAGGTGCTGTCCTATCTTCATGGGAAAGGATTCACGCATGGGGACGTCTCGCCCGGCAACGTGCTGTTCACCGGCCAGGGCAAGCCGATGCTCTCGGACCTGGGAATTGCCCGGATGCTGGGGGACCCCGCCGGCGGAGCGGGCCACGGGACGCCCGGCTTCGTGGATCCTGCACCGGTGGATGCGGTCCGCGCAGGGCTGCAACCCGAGAGGGACGTCTATGCGGCGGCGGCCCTCGGCTGGTTCTGCCTCACCGGTGCTGCGCCGCCACGCACGGCGGACCGGCCACCGCTGCCGCTCCTGGTTCCCGGTGTTCCTGTTGAACTCGCTGCAGCCCTGGAAGCAGGCCTCAACGAAGACCGCAGGCTCCGTCCAACCGCCGGCGCCCTGGCAACCGCTGTCTACCGCAGTGCCGCCCCTGTACCGGTGGACCTTTCCGCCGCCGTCCATCCCACCGTCATTCCGGAACTCCTGACGCGCAGGCACGTGCCGCAACCCTTGCCGGGTGGGTTGAGGGAACGGTTCGGGGCATTGCGACGGCGGATGGCGACGCCGCCGCGGCTGGCGGGAGTCCCCGCTGCCACACGCGAACCCGCAGCATCGGGCAAACCAGTACTGCGGAAGGACAAGAGTGGTGCCCCTGAGCGCTCCCGGAAGCACGCAGGCGGGCGCCGGAACGGAGCCCACCGCAGCGCGGCCCCACCCAGGGTTCCCTTCCGCCGGACCGTCCTCGCCGTGGGCGCGGCTGCCGCGGCGGCGATGGTCCTGTGGCTGACCCCAGTGTCCCAGGTGGCCCTGGGTGCCCTCAATCCTGCCGGCGACAGCAAGGATGCGGCAGAGGCAGCTTCCGCCCCGGCAGGAGACTCTGCTGCGGTTCAGGCCGGCGGCGCCGCGGCGCTGGACGAGGCCAGGGCACTGGCCGCTTCAGCTCAGCCTGCGGATGCCCTGCGTGGCCTTGCGGCCCTGCGTGACCATGCTTTCCGCAGCGGCCAGGTAAGCCTGCTGGCGGAAGTCAACGCATCCGGGTCGCCGGCGGCCGCCGCCGATCATCTCACTGCGGAGAGGCTGTCAGGTTCGGGCAGGGTACTCTCGGGCTTCATCAGCACGGTCACGGACGTCCGGACCGAACCGGGTGCAACGGAATCGCGCGCGGTTGTCCGGGCCACCGCCGGCACATCAGCCTGGGAAGAGAAGGACACCACGGGAACTGTTGCCGCGAAAGGTGCCGCTGCACCCGGCCAGG
It encodes the following:
- a CDS encoding DUF3817 domain-containing protein; the encoded protein is MPLRNAAIRAFRILAVAEAFSWAALLIGMYFKWIAGTTEIGVQVAGPIHGALFVGYGVAALVLWRLQRWPFTVALFAGLSAVFPFATILFERWADKRGLLAAADAVAASPETSRSKVSEESQA
- the lipA gene encoding lipoyl synthase; this translates as MTLAPEGRKLLRIEQRNAATPVERKPEWIKAKVQMGPEFVQLKNLVKKEGLHTVCEEAGCPNIFECWEDKEATFLIGGSECTRRCDFCQIDTGKPSPVDRFEPTKVARSVQSMQLRYATVTGVARDDLEDEGVWLYAETVRKIHELNPGTGVELLIPDFSGNPDHIAAICDSKPEVFAHNVETVPRIFKRIRPAFRYERSLDVITQGRNLGMVTKSNLILGMGETREEISEALRDLHAAGCDLITITQYLRPSERHLPVDRWVKPQEFVDLQNEAQEIGFLGVMSGPLVRSSYRAGRLWATAMRKKGRDIPAELAHIADGIQDSGTTRQEASTLLAARS
- a CDS encoding GNAT family N-acetyltransferase: MGTDGFLGAVWIIPLRDLDADAQAIQLDAVARLRLQPGQERFVGDPLRMALTGLAEEGRHPFVMEAGGRAIGVLTLQSGAATLAGWPDDGSAWLLRGFLVDRRQQGKGLGTLGAAAAVVAAGKLERRHPTGASGVVLSVNEANGPGLAAYLKAGFVDHGRYTGGSAGPQRTLFMPFAKPQ
- a CDS encoding glutamine synthetase family protein translates to MDRQQEFVLRTIEERDVRFVRLWFTDVVGSLKSVALAPAEVEGAFEEGLGFDGSSIEGLARVFESDMLLQPDPATFQILPWRGETEQTSRMFCDILTPDGEPSTADPRNVLKRTLAKAADMGFTCYTHPEIEFYLLKSQELGADGAPVPVDEGGYFDHVPGGVAQDFRRTAVTMLESVGISVEFSHHEGGPGQNEIDLRYADALQTADNIMTFRTVIKEVALQQGTYATFMPKPFTAHPGSGMHTHFSLFEGDSNAFFEAGAEYQLSKTARQFIAGILKHAPEFTAVTNQFVNSYKRLWGGGEAPSYLSWGHNNRSALVRVPLYKPGKGQSARIEYRGIDSATNPYLAYAVLLGAGLKGIEEGYDLPAAAEDDVWSLSSAERRAMGHDPLPASLHDAIRAMEDSELMPQILGEQVFEHFLRNKRAEWQDYRLQVTPYELQRNLGIL
- a CDS encoding bifunctional [glutamine synthetase] adenylyltransferase/[glutamine synthetase]-adenylyl-L-tyrosine phosphorylase, with amino-acid sequence MSLARRLIAAGFSDLEKGERFLAARELEGLDQEKLFAGLQLAASPDTALQSLVRLIEKHPGLRDIAGADPETSEPLYRVLGASEALGEFLIRHPEHLTAFNVRTSPEPLPADPAELRSTLLQSVGADPRAARPVAAATGAEAYAALRTAYRRGVVDLAIKDLCAADPLDFLPSVGGELADLAGAAIEAALAVSRAEAAEQFDAADVADVGLAVIGMGKCGARELNYISDVDVIYVIDAGQLEDAHANTIGTALASGISRAISSVAREPGLWEVDANLRPEGKSGPLVRTLASHEAYYARWAESWEFQALLKARTIAGDARLGRRYEEAVAPLIWNSAGRDGFVESVQAMRRRVTEHIPAAEEQRQIKLGRGGLRDVEFTVQLLQLVHGKADETLRRRDTTSAIAALSAGGYIGRTDAAAFDNAYRYLRLLEHRIQLFQLRRTHLMPVAEPALRALAKAVLGPFSNERPHPDALLAAWQKTKRSVRELHERIFYRPLLNSAAKLSSEDARLTPEAAQARLAALGYSDPQGAMRHIEALTAGVSRRAALQRQLLPILLDWLAEGVDPDAGLLAFRRVSEALGTTHWYLGLLRDSNAAAERLCHMLSNSRLIADLLEVSPESVAWLGQDKDLVPVSFEAQWQEITSKMSRHADPESAMRLIRLIRRREILRIAIADSAGLLDQDQVGSALADNDRAAVLGALRVAEGIVSAGGPLKTAVLVVAMGRQGGREIGYGSDADVMYVHRALPGFSEAEAQEQAGRIVAKVSSLLTQPLKPAITAERVLQMDADLRPEGKNGAMVRSLESFAEYYRRWSLIWEAQALLRARPMAGNDGLAADFLALIDPIRYPESVAGQDVREIRRVKARVESERLPRGADPARHLKLGRGGLSDVEWLVQLLQLQHAGEHPELRTTSTLPALEAAAALGLLSRDDSETLAQAWRLASRIRSANVIWNGKASDLLPSSRRDLEAVARWCGYEPGHAAALEEDYLRVSRRARGVFERIFYGH
- a CDS encoding DUF4191 domain-containing protein — translated: MAKSPDSSNSTPADSSAAKRGLFSRKPKEAKAKKPSRLKQIGEVFNMTRRHDPMVPWLMLLVFLGVVAVSFLVGFWLDNWITGLIIGIPLGLLGATLILSRRAERAAFAQIENQPGASGAALGTLRRGWITEEQPVAVNPRTQDAVFRAIGRPGVVLVSEGPTLRVKPLLDAERKRLARILPNVTVHVIESGRGEGQVPISQVAKKMGKLKKELTKLEVNAVSKRIASLGNRLPIPKGIDPYKARPNRGR
- a CDS encoding RDD family protein, yielding MVDRKDLGSWLTGPDTSGISKYPGERLGLPESGPGSIARAGRRIVAIMIDWGIALLISNFAFAGDSWATLGIFALEQTLLVGTLGYSIGHRVVGISVVRPGGGTPGPLAALVRAVLLCLVIPAVIFDPDQRGLHDKAMNTLLIRR
- the lipB gene encoding lipoyl(octanoyl) transferase LipB, giving the protein MTLEFSGLGLAPEFVDYQHAWDVQRELHGKVVTGEAPSTVLLLEHAAVYTAGKLTEDHERPFDGTPVVAVDRGGKLTWHGPGQLVAYPILKLKNRAGIRDYVERLEAVMIAVMADYGIRAERIKGRAGVWVKADANGPDRKIAAIGIRVLNGVTMHGVAINCSNDLAPYGQIIACGITDAGVTTMSRETGKDIRPGDIADRFVEEFRKHEEALVSSPEGALL
- the glnA gene encoding type I glutamate--ammonia ligase — protein: MFKTADEVLKFIKDEDVKFVDIRFTDLPGVQQHFNVPAKSVDADFFVNGQLFDGSSIRGFQGIAESDMQLIPDVTTAFLDTFRMEKTLALNFSIVNPRTGDPYHRDPRGVAEKAEAYLASTGIADTAFFAPEAEFFVFDNVQYQSSPQGSFYKIDSEEAHWNTGREEEGGNLGYKTPVKGGYFPVSPTDKQADLRDAMCVALDEAGLEVERSHHEVGSAGQAEINYKFTTLTHAADDLQKFKYVIKNTADAWGKSVTFMPKPVFGDNGSGMHCHQSLWSNGDPLFYDEKGYAGLSDTARWYIGGLLKHADAVLAFTNPTVNSYRRLVKGFEAPVNMVYSQGNRSAGIRIPITGSNPKAKRIEFRAPDPSSNPYLAFAAQLMAGIDGIRNRIEPPAPIDKDLYELPAEEAKDIPKAPGTLEEALEALREDNEFLQAGGVFTQDLIDTWIDYKYENEIRPLSLRPNPYEFELYYGV